The Miscanthus floridulus cultivar M001 chromosome 17, ASM1932011v1, whole genome shotgun sequence genome has a window encoding:
- the LOC136517912 gene encoding uncharacterized protein At5g01610-like — protein MLAHRLLLVAVAAAAAVSGAVFAEPTAYEALADFDFPPGILPKGVVAYTLDNATGAFTATLDASASGSSVCEFSIEGSYSLRYQTKITGKIAPDHLTDLQGVSVKVLFLWINIVEVTRRGDNLEFSVGIVSADFGIENFLECPTCGCGFNCNDLLMLQQPGAATAKLRLRGAF, from the coding sequence ATGCTCGCCCACCGTCTCCTCCTCGTCGCGGTCGCCGCCGCGGCTGCTGTGAGCGGCGCCGTCTTCGCTGAGCCGACGGCGTATGAAGCCCTCGCCGACTTCGACTTCCCGCCGGGGATCCTCCCCAAGGGCGTGGTCGCCTACACGCTCGACAACGCCACGGGCGCCTTCACGGCCACGCTCGATGCCTCCGCGTCCGGATCCTCCGTCTGCGAGTTCTCCATCGAGGGCTCCTACTCGCTGCGCTACCAGACCAAGATCACCGGCAAGATCGCCCCCGACCACCTCACCGACCTCCAGGGGGTCTCCGTCAAGGTCCTCTTCCTCTGGATCAACATCGTCGAGGTCACCCGCCGCGGCGACAACCTCGAGTTCTCCGTCGGCATCGTCTCCGCTGACTTCGGGATTGAGAACTTCCTCGAGTGCCCCACCTGCGGCTGCGGGTTCAACTGCAACGACCTGCTCATGCTGCAGCAGCCGGGGGCCGCCACCGCCAAGCTGCGCCTGCGAGGTGCCTTCTAG